A window from Brachyhypopomus gauderio isolate BG-103 chromosome 6, BGAUD_0.2, whole genome shotgun sequence encodes these proteins:
- the cacng8a gene encoding calcium channel, voltage-dependent, gamma subunit 8a: MDGKGRHIPPAMVWCERGIQVLLTTVGAFAAFALMTVAIGTDYWLYARAFICNSTANTTQDDPHNKDRKDPGALTHSGLWRICCLEGLKRGVCSQINHFPDDADYDQDAAEYLLRVVRASSIFPILSAILLLLGGVCVASSRFYKSKRHIILGAGILFVVAGLSNIIGVIVYISAALSDISPKKDEDKKWHYSYGWSFYFGGLSFILAEVVGVLAVNIYIERNKELRCRTRADLLRSTTSAVLRLPGYRLRRCSSRSSSRSTAEPPRSREHSPPPPPTAGLAAKSFGPPPTTAGPPPFSVATLPNPHVHSAGGGSGGGVGDISMYTLGREGKPPMYGTVDRASLYQLHNYFPKEGGGALTTGTLPSLSKSNLAASANATLGATSPGGAGVQAPTLSAGSTATMERERGLGTLDRLGKGDSSNTNTLNRRTTPV; encoded by the exons ATGGATGGAAAGGGCAGACACATTCCTCCAG CGATGGTTTGGTGTGAGCGGGGGATCCAGGTTCTGCTCACCACAGTAGGGGCTTTTGCTGCCTTTGCCCTGATGACAGTAGCTATCGGCACAGACTACTGGCTGTACGCACGAGCCTTCATCTGCAACAGTACGGCCAACACCACCCAGGACGACCCCCACAACAAGGACAGGAAAGACCCCGGGGCCCTCACCCACTCTGGCCTCTGGAGAATCTGCTGTCTGGAAG GGTTAAAGAGAGGGGTCTGCTCCCAGATCAACCATTTTCCTGATGATGCTGATTATGACCAGGATGCTGCAGAGTACCTTTTAC GTGTAGTCAGGGCCTCCAGTATATTTCCTATCCTCAGTGCCATCCTGCTGCTcttgggaggtgtgtgtgtggcatccaGTCGCTTCTACAAGAGCAAAAGACACATCATCCTGGGAGCGGGCATCCTGTTCGTGGTCGCAG GTCTGAGCAACATCATCGGCGTCATCGTCTACATCTCCGCCGCGCTCAGCGATATCTCCCCGAAGAAGGACGAGGACAAGAAGTGGCACTACTCATATGGCTGGTCCTTCTACTTCGGCGGCCTGTCCTTCATCCTGGCTGAAGTGGTGGGCGTACTTGCAGTCAACATCTATATCGAACGCAACAAAGAGTTGCGGTGCCGCACGCGTGCTGACCTCCTGCGTAGCACCACCTCGGCCGTGCTACGCCTACCCGGCTACCGCCTTCGCCGCTGCTCCTCACGTTCCAGCTCCCGCTCCACCGCCGAGCCTCCACGCTCGCGCGAGCACtctcctccgcctcctcccACCGCAGGACTCGCCGCCAAGAGCTTCGGGCCGCCACCCACCACGGCGgggcctccacccttctccgtGGCCACGCTGCCCAACCCGCACGTGCACTCTGCAGGCGGAGGTTCCGGAGGCGGGGTCGGGGACATCTCCATGTACACGCTCGGCCGTGAGGGCAAGCCCCCCATGTACGGCACGGTGGACCGTGCCTCACTCTACCAGCTGCATAACTACTTCCcaaaggagggaggaggggcccTCACCACCGGCACACTGCCCTCACTGTCGAAATCCAACCTGGCGGCGTCGGCCAACGCCACGCTCGGAGCTACGTCGCCCGGCGGTGCCGGGGTCCAGGCACCGACGCTCTCCGCTGGCTCCACGGCGACaatggagagggaaagagggctGGGCACGCTGGACCGTCTGGGGAAGGGTGAcagctccaacaccaacaccctgAACAGGAGAACAACTCCCGTGTGA